The DNA sequence tacagtaaccactcccctttccacgccccgtcaacccatggataactcgagacccgtAGTTTGCGCCGCCgacttacaggcaagacaatgcaaatatttgactaacgttaggttcacttaaattagagtgccttttaaggactattagattatttctggttatattcatttagctagctagctaacgtttcatttttaacaaaatcTTTGAATGAGCATCTTTATTGCCCTTTCCTTGCCTGTACTAGTATTAATACTTAAATATGTTACATTTCACTGctgggcggcatggtggtgcagtgggtagcactgttgcctcacagcaataAGGTCCCTTAGCtctagtgaaggcaaatcttaatgcagtgacattctagacgaGTCTGTGCTTTCAACTTTGTgacaacagtttggggaaagccctttcctgtttgaGCATGACAGTACCTTTGGGATCTGTTAggaagccaactgcaagccaggcctaattgccaaatcagtgcccgacttcactaatgttcttctggctgaattgaAGCAATTCCTTACAATGCTacagtataaagccttcctgCAAAAGGTGTTTCCTGACAaaagatgactgacaggtgttaactgttgctcaAGTGTTCCTTTTGCATTgattgttcacacataaaaggGCAGTGAGTGTCTATTCTTGggtttagcctttgttttcatctgtggagattgGATTTGGAGTCAGAGGCCTACACCATCAGGAAGGCCAGAGAACTAATGATGGATGAAAAGCAAATAATTCCTAAGCTGAGAGAAcggaaaattacattttgaaggATAGTACAGAAGCTGGGTATATGAAGTACAGCAATttggaaagtcttgaaaaagaaaacaccttACAAGTCAGCCCAGGAAGATgactgcagttgatgacagacaagaactgtgactgtgaagaaaaaccctaaaATAATGGTcaagtgaaaaatgttttgaaggCTGGAAATGTCAAGAACTAACCATACTTACTGAAGTACAATGTCAGCTTAGAGATAGTGCTCCTGTGATGAATCCACAAATAGAtttgacatattttttcagtgacaggtttgaataaaatgaatttattcagcattttttcataaatttaacGTGTGGCAGATGAGCATCATCTTACATGGCAAAAAAATCTGTCTTtatgttttagtcttgtaatgagatttaagaatgtatttatatgaatttatttttctcaagtTGAAAATAATAGCTggttttaaattactttttgtttgatgagtgaaattgtcttaagccattggcaaatcttttttcatatttagcaaaaagtaatacaaatatagatatattttaagaaaagaTTTAAAGTCTGAATATAAGACTAGAACTCTTGTTAAGAttgagttattttttgttttttgtaattattgtgCATTGCATGTTTGCCTGCTTGGGTAAGCTTGTTCCTAAGGGTATGCTAGCATATGCCATACCTCTTCTCCATTCACTGATTAAAAATAGTGTCTAATACATGCAGAACTGCCTATCATATCTTCAGCCTGTCTAAAATGGTGTGTAGAAGTTTTAAAGACTTGCGGTTATTAAGAGTCACACTACCGTCTTTCTTCCTGTTTCAAAATATTCTTTTCTTTATATTCTAAAAACAGGAGATATATAAAGTCACAACATACACACTTCTACTTTTAAAGGCAGCTGAAATATagttaaacagaaaaacagaaaattatattACCAGTAAGTATGATGTGTCAGTGTATATTTGCTATCTACAGTAGCCATAAATTATTACAGGTATGGacatttacatatattgcaCAAATGTtacaatgaaaatgatatttAGACAAATGTTTCATctaggaaatgaaaaaaaacatctctttcCTTATAAATTTTGAACAGTGCTCTTTTTTAGAAATACATGCCAGGAACAACAGCAAGCTGTCAAAATCCTGTTGCTGCTATTTGATTTGActgactgatatatttcagtaCACTGGTAAGTGTTAGCAGTTCAAATCAATGTCCATTCAGTTGAACTCTATGCGTGATGCAcgatcatttatttaaaatgagtttcatTACAAAAACCTGCTTCAGTTCCATAACTGGAGAAATAAAAAtcctacaaaaataaatattaaattgaaaatCTACACAATGGATTTTTGATCAAAAAGTTCAACTTGGATCAGTGGAGTTTCCTGAGTCTTGTTCCTTAGGGCAACAGCAAGGGACCCTGGGAATTTCCCGGGAGAGGTAGAGAAGAGGCTgaatgctgctgctgatgtcCATGAAGCCAAATGCTATGTAGTGGATGTAACAGTGGAACACTTCTGGGGAGAAGTACTCCTTGAAGGGGAACAATGCCACAGGTGGGAAATAGTTGAAGACGATGATGGCCAGGATGATGAGCACCATCTTGAAGGCCCTCTTCTTGACGGGGTGCATCTCATCACGACCGGGGCCCGACTTGCGGAGTGCATGCAGGATGGCCACATTGCAGAACAGCATGAAAGCAAAAGCTGCCAGGATCATGACGGTGAAGGCCTTCTCAAAGTTGGGGATGTTGCCCACGCATTTGGCCGCGGCATAGACCAGGGTGATCAGCCAcaccacagcagcacacactgtACGGTGGTTTCGGTCCTTCAGCTCGGTGAAGGTGATTGGGTGCAGGACGGCCATGTAGCGATCCATGCAGatgcaggagaggaagagcggCGAAGAGTCTTTCACCCCGTAGAAGAAGCGCAATACATACCAGGTGCTGCTGGTGGTGAGGAAGACTATGTTGGCCAGCTCCAGGGGTGGGATGAGGCAGAAGAAGGTATCCAGGATGGCCAGGTGGAGGATGAAGATGTCGGAGCTGGAGGAGTCCCCCTTGTTCTTGTGCAGGAGCCACAACACTATCAAGTTAGCAGGGATCCCCAAGAACATATTGATGAACTGCAAGGCCAGATAAAAGATCAGGACCTCAGGCATGTGCTTACACGTGTCGTACACAGTAATGTCACCACCCCTAATGCTACTGTTTGCTGGTTTATGGATGTAGAGGATGGAAGTGTTGAAGTATAAGATCTCCATGGGTGTTTAACTGGCAGGAGATGGGGCTCCAGCGGGATGCAGGTTGGGGGGTTTCTGttcaaacagagagaaagaaaagcattcACAATAAGATGAGAATTACAGGGCTGCATTCTGCATTAATACAGAACACCTCCTCACAACACATCTACTATCTTCCCAAGTGTGCTCACATCACACCTTTACATCACTGGCTTCCTGGCAGTGTTTAAATTTTTGGTACCAGCCTACAGGGCAGTAAATGGAACAGCTTCACCTTTCCTCCAACCATCCTTTGGTCCCAAACGCCAGTCTGAGCTCTCAGTTCCAGTGCAAGCTTTGAGATGATTGGCACTCCCCTCCCTGCATGGTAACTTCACCCTGCCAATATGCCTGTCTGTACTGACCccacagtggtggaacaaaATGCCCAAActggtcaggacagcagaatctTTGGCCATCTTCTAAAACAGAATGAAGACCCACTTCTTCAGTCTGAATCTTGGTAACGCTTCCCCACCCCCTTGCATTTACaacttttgttttaattagGGTTATGGTTTTAGGTTACAagttcagagttttttttacattcctcCTCTGAGGGATTGTAATGAAATTAATCTGATGCAGAATTTGTATTTAGGTTCTTGGTTTGCGTTATGAAATTTAATTAGTGTAATAGATTTTTGTGATGATGAATATAATCACTGGGAATTTTGTCAGCCAGGTCTGGTATTATTGCTAATATAAATCAGGTGAATACACTTCTGTTTCTCCTACTTTGTAAGGTGCACTGCAtaaaagagcatctgctaaatgactgtaatgcaatgttacGTGACTCGGAAATAGACTCTCCAACTCTTCCAAAACAAGATAAATTGTAATGTAAccacattattttaataattatcaCTGCAAATGTATGTCTGtgcttatatttaaataaacttacatttgtaaatatacCATGAActaacattttaataaagttaAAGCAAATACTGTTCATGTAAGATTAGCTTTTTGATAAAGTTTTGCCGGTGAGCATTTTACATGAAGTTCACTTGTGATGCAGTGAAGTGATTACCTTACATTAATTATACGGCATACGTCTCTCTGCGGCACTCTTTGTGTGtttaacaacatttattttaagtcCGCGATGGTGTCCTACCTTCCTGATCTTATTTCACTCAGACTACAGTGTAAAGCAAAGTTCTAGCATTGTGTTCAAGAAGATATACCGTCATAGATATAGAATTGTAAATATGGTTTTAAACTGTTACAATGTGGCAGTGAGCTATTTGGCACAACATTCTTGCTTGTTTCTACCAGAACAATGGAttgagagtgtttgtgttcatAGTCCGTATTTGttcaataacaaaataaataaatacaattatgcaAAAGGGAGACAACATTCCCCCACACAAAGGAAGTATAGAATAATCTTACCAGTGTTGGTGGTGAAATGTGTCCTTAATTATCTCAGTACTGCTGTGATCCCTGCTGTCTCCAGTTAAGTCCTGCATGAACCCCTGTTTGGACTGTGTGAAGCGAAGCAGAGACTGGAATAGAGAGATATAGAGAAACCCCATCACTGATAATTCAGCTCTGCTGGGATCAtgcctctggccaatcagaacagcagagtaGGGGTGGGGTGCATGGAAAATTTCCAGCAGGGGCCATATCTCACCACCAGTTTACCATGGAATATGATGGCCACAGACCAGAAACGCTTTGCATAACAGAAAGCCAGTGATATCCAACACTGGTAAATATTTCTTTGGATGGCAAaggaaaatcatattttaagaAACGTATTTCATCCTTGAGCAGTGATTTGACTGAATAGGATATTCATTTGGAAAGCATGTTGTGGCCCATCAGCGTTCGCACCGATTGGCGGTGATGCAATGCGCCATTGGTGCTTGATGGAAATTCGTTGTAAACAACTGATGCAACAGTTCACAGGTACACATTTGAAATTTGGTGTAACAAAGTGAAACATGTTACATGTGGGTGACAcagttattttctgttttggcgTCAGCAGCTGCACTGAAAAAGTTACATTTatccttaatttttttctcaaatttgtTTTCAACCTACCTCCAGTCCAGAAATTCTGGATAAATTCATCAATAGGTTTCATTCCATGGGCTCTGAACACTGACATCACAGAACACAATGTTCTCGTGTATCTTTTCACTGAGTTAAAGGAGGATTATGACAGCAACAACTGGGTGATGAAAACACACATCCTTCTATAAGGAAATAATATGGCTAGTACTCAACACATGGCCTTTCTGTACTTCTATTTATTGGAAGATTGTAAGAAGAACGGTATTGCAAAAGCCAGTTTATAATGGATCTAGTGTTCATATAATCAACATCAGCTTcagaacattaatttaaaaaaagatttaaatatgtatgaacATAAAAGGAGCAGTCCCTTCACAGTGACTGCTGAGACAGTTTCTGTTATTCACAGCTTTCTGAGTGAATAACAGATTGGAGTAAGAAGCtcatattttcatttccttttcatgTATGGTCCATCTTCCAAATTTTTATGTTCACAGTCAACAGGAAATGCATCACTTTCTTGGTTACCTGTAGTACACAGTGATTTCaccttcctctttttctctcattgaTATCTTGTATTTAGGTGTTTAGCAGCCACTCTTAACCAGGGTGActtacatgtgtgtacatggttTTTATAACGGCTttcattgtgtattttttctgtatttgtaaAGTCCATTCATATCTGTAGCCCCAAAAACAATTCTTTGAAAGTCTgaggatttttgttttcatcagtaAGACACAGTTCCACTCAGCTTGTATTTTTTGCAGAGTATTTAGGTTCCGGTGTTGCTGTTGATCCAGCTTGTGTTTGGTTAAGAGCATTGATGCTCTAAATGTGCTCATTGCTGATCTGTCATTCTAACTGGTAATAAGGATCAGTGCGCTGGTATATTGAACGAGCTCAACAGAGGCAGCACAGAAAACCAAAATTACTGATGGCTTTAGTGGGAATGGTTTTGAGTATTTGAATACTTTCAGTCTGTTTTGAATGAGGCCTTAGAGGTATGGTGCCAATAGACATAAAACAAGCTTAATGGGGCTCCGCGGTTGTGTATTCAGCGCTGTGGTCAGGTGTCCCATGGTCAGTGCTCCGAAGTGTGAAAGAATACGCACATCTGGTTTGGCAAGGGTGCAGATTAACggaaaataaaactcaaaaataaagGTCGCACACTCTTTTTCATCTAATGCCATTTTCAAATAGCCAACATTTCAGCCGCAAGCTGTCTTCATCAAGGCTTTAACACAacaattatctcacacatacatataggTTACTAAAGCTAAATTCACCTGTGAGACATAGGCAATCAAGATCATGTGATGTATGTAAACCTGGATCTACTCATAGAATTTAGAAAAAGAGCAAGAACCATTAAGTTATATTTACACTCTGGAAATAGAGAAATAGAGATCCAACATTTCTAGAATCTGTTCAACAAGAATTAATTCAGAAGCTATATATACTGCACATACACCTCAGTAACacaccctgtccctcttcgaacctctccctcactacccatcttccgccgcggtctgaagacgcatctcttcagactatgcctggactaactaccaccactctgtatatcatttcactttaaatccccccctttcatgacactcatgttacatgtaatcccattccagcactttttggtaatttgtatttgtcctaatattgtagcgtgttcttctccctagtttggcttggcataagttaggtcagaatagtttTACTgagtgaactaaactgtgttcttgactagaaatagctgtatgaaatgagtattgtatcttattgaacctgtgttttgtagttgtccatgaccatgaaatgcacttttgtacatcgctttggataaaagcgtctgctaaataaatgtaatgtaatgtaacagcaGGTACCACTATATATTAAACCACGAAAGGACAGAATAACATGACATTAGACAAGATATTTAGGCATTTAGTTCTTATCTGCTGTGGCTTACATGTGCAtacaggatttatttttttaaaaagcagctttcattctctgttcttttctgtATTTGTAGAATTATTCATATAtgtagcacaaaaaaaaaattctatgaaaatctgtgatttttcttttaagCAATAAGACACAATTCCACTCTTGTGCAGAGTACTGGCACTCGGTTTCTTTTAGGTTCCTGTGTTGCTGTTGGTCCTGTTTCTGTTAGGCTAAGAGTATTAATGTTTTACTTGCACTCCTTATTTATCTGTCATTCTAACTGGTAATAAGGATTAGGGCACTGGTCTAGTCAACAAACTCAGCTGAGGCTGTTAGGATaaccaaaatgtgttgtttttgccACCAGTTTTTGATTTAGGCATGGTCTTAGTCTTttcagtaaaatgcattttagttttagtcacattttagtcatgccttctccattcattttcaccaagaaaaaatgacaaaaatcatatttattttagtcaACAAAAAGAACCAGGTATGTTAGTCACATTTTAGTCCTAACTTAATTTTTTGCCACATTTAATGCCCTACCTCCAGTAAATGCCATGACTATAAAATACTTTGTAACATACTCAGAGTGTTTGTAACAATACATCAGTTGTGACGATGCATGTCCCTTTTACATGAGGGAACATTGCTTTACATGTGCATACAGCAATgtccagctgcagtgtgaatgccactgtcacaaagcagctttacttttttgaagacaataaagacattaaatattaatataaaacatgaatacattttattctaaAACTCATAGCTTttgtttgggcatattattttattttgacagaagCCATTACAGCTATCCAACCTCAGTAAACTACATATGTGTGTGATCTTTGCCACAAATGTTCTCCAAGTGTCAGTGTAGAGAACAAAGAGTACATGTAGCCTATCTACAATTTTACATAACGTTgataaaaatagttttgcattgcaaataaaaaagtattttattactCGCCTACAGGCAACTGAGGCGAACTGGCGATACCTAATGGTATTGACCATTATGTGTATATAATGCGcgtatattaatttaatatatcacttatatttatttatttctttcattttgtttaattttacctcatttttaaattgcaatttgTCTGTCCAGGTCACAGAACTTTCTGTGGTCGAAGTGCCTGATTTTTACCAAACcgttgttgttttctgtgtttggtgctgCAATCGTTCTCACTGTCGTGTCTTCCAATCAGAACTGAAGAGTCTGAACGAGTTACATGCCACTGTCGTATTCCACATGCATTAGGCTGGTAGCgggtgttaatgtcaagccgtggttacaatatatttattagaATATGTGCAACAAAAATCGTCGGGGTCTGTTTtcgttgtgttgtgttttcctcatttaaaatgcGAAACGTGTTAGTTGACGAAAACAACACTGCAACAATTACTGTAGGCTGTGTGGGAATTCTGGGACATGGTGTCGAGCGTTTGAATATTATCGGACGGATTTGCATGAGGGCTTAGGGGTATAGTGCCAATACACGTAAAACAGCTGTAATGGGGCTGCGGGGTTGTGTATCCAGCACTGTTCCTTGCTGTGGTAATGTGTCCCACGGTCAGTGCTGCCAGTCGCCACAAGTCCCCCAGGGTGACGTATAATCAGCCATAGTGTTGCCCAGGGAAGAAGAGTTCCAGTTGCCTGGGCATGCCCTGAATGAAAGCTCAATAACGAGCGTGGTGCTCAGTGCCTTAAACGTTTATACCCCGGTATTCAGGACAGCGTTCAACAAAATAGGTACTTAGTTATTTCAATGTGTTATGAGCTGTGTTTGCAAGGTAGAACTGTCGATTTAAAGCCCAGATCATGGCTGCATTTGTCAACACGATTAAATTTAGTTGGCTAAAAGTAAATTTCTGAGGATGAACATTCAGCTGCTCAAACGAACTGAGAAAAGAGACGTCATCCTGTTTGTAAGGTCACCTAgcactttttaataaaaaatcagtTGCTAATACTAGCTCGCTAATtgcattgtctttttaaaaaaacttatcaTTAGTGCAAACAAATGTAAAGGGTAGCCGTGTGTTactgttctgtgtgttcagaACTGCTAGCGTTGGCTGTTTACTATGTGACTGAATTGTTTATGGCAGTCTTCTGTCAGCAGCAGAAACGATTCTTTTTCCTGCAGGCGTGGCATATTTTAGCGGATCTTCTGCCATCTGCGACCACTGGTctccaaaaataatttaggtTACTTgcatatgaaataattttttatagtTTAATTTGTGCGAAAAGGGGAAAGTAACATTACGAAATATTTAATTGGCAATCAAATTAGTAAAACAATAGCAAATCTGGGTTTGAATGACAGGGGCGTCCGACCTATGAGCTGCCCATGTAGaaattttttctctctttgttttcagGTTTCAAATTAACTGCGGGGTTGCGTTGAGGTGATCGCGCCACCAAATCAGGACAGCTCTTGGGCCGGACAAGAAGGCGCACATTGATGTGGAAGAATCAGAAGAAGCGGAAAAAAGAAGATTGTAATTGTATTAGGATATTCTATTCGTGACATTAGTGAATACCTCGAAAGGTATAATCGGAGTTACCTGCGGAGTCTCAGTTTCGCGCCAGAAACTGACAATAAGTGGACTGCTTATCACTCTCCCCAGTTCCCTTCAATCAACGTTCTGTCGGTAAAAGGGGATCTCAACTACCATTGCGGGATTGCATTTTACAccctgaaaaacattttatagggGCAGCATGCGGCACAGATGCAACTTTATCCAACAGGGCAGTGTAGACCTTTTAAtgggcaggtgctcaaagtgagaaaaggacTCCAACTGTGAAAAAGTTTCACGACACCCATTGTAGGCAACAGTATTTTaaggtaaacaaataaattaatcaatgaCCGGTAACGACAGCAACggtaatgcatttttaaattgggGCAAAAAAGGGGTACGTGCTTGCATGGCACCCGGAGCTACCCCAACGTGTCCTgctatccagctgcataaacgCAAGACTGTCCTTATCCACCTACATAAACGCAAGTCTCGCCTTATCCAGCCACAAACGCAAGACTTGCGTTATCCGGCTAGCGCAACTCTCACCTGATCCAACTACATAACGGTTGGCTCACAGACACTGAAATTCAGAAATGAGTGGATGGACGAGAAAATTCTTTCCACAAACGCGCCGCCTTCAGCTACACTGAGGGAGCCTCAGTCAGGGTGAGTTAAGACGTTTTATTTATACGCGGCGTGGTGTTTTAGGTAAAAAGTGGGGTTTTCTTTTTACATCCGCTACGGTGTTCATACGTTTTAGGCTTAAATTATAAATGGCTTTTGCGACTGCCGTGCTGTTCTTtctttgatattttgttttcatactgTGAAGGATTTATTCGTCCGCCTTGACGCTTTGTATAACCTTTGTATAAcctagttccttgaaaagtagttcctgggactaaaagttccgggtacttttggtggaaacgcggctctaGTTTACTGTGGAGTGATAGCGCACATAACGTTCAGACAAAAATATGTGTGGCCTACTGTCTTTCTTACTTGTATTAACtatgacatttaatttaatgggGAAACTCGTTGTGCAAAGGCATACAATGGCACGAAGTTATCCAAACGAAGGTAGGAGAATTAGCGTctattaaaatattgaattatCCGTCATCAACCCCCTCTCCCAGAAATCAGATCCCCgttctacatttatttaacagtttCCGGATCGATCCTCACTTGTTGTGCGCCTGTTTATAATGCTACCTTTGATTTGTGTAATTCCATGAAATGTTATTGTAAACATAAAACGGATCGGGCTTCTGGGTCACCCATTGTGGTGTTAAATTGCAGGAGTATTTTGGCTGTAATGGAGGATTTAAATTACACTATTGGAGAGAACAGGTTGATGTGTGATGTACCAGTCCCAAGAAGTGTATGGGCATTTAATTATGcttatatttcttattttcctACCATAGCCCCCGTAGCTGCTAAATGGCCTGCATGTTTACAAATGAGACATCCAATGCACAAGACTAGGCAATGCACAACTGTGTTAGATAACGAAGCGTTTCAGACATCCTAATCACACATTCTACCAAACAAATTACAGTTAGATTTCACGTGAAAgtgttgctgtgctgtattgtgtttCACAAGATTAAGCTCATGATGCAAAGCTGACCAATTCGGAGATGATCTCCGTCTTGGGGCTAGATTCACAAAGGGTTCAGTAAAGTGGGCCAACTCTGATCTGGTTCTGTATCCAACTACAGACTAAACAACTCATTCTAATCAAATCTGGCGTATCAACATAGTAATTTTCAGCTTTGTTATACTTTTGCAGCAAGGATTCCTGCCTAGGCTGTGTGACAGTCTGACACTTGGTGGTAGTTCGCCATCCCTGAACTCATTAATGCAAATCATCAACGTAAGCATTCTCTGCCATTATCTAGGAAGCAGGTTCAGTGTGCATTTGGTGCTTTAGAACTCTAGAGTT is a window from the Anguilla anguilla isolate fAngAng1 chromosome 14, fAngAng1.pri, whole genome shotgun sequence genome containing:
- the LOC118213234 gene encoding G-protein coupled receptor 15-like — encoded protein: MEILYFNTSILYIHKPANSSIRGGDITVYDTCKHMPEVLIFYLALQFINMFLGIPANLIVLWLLHKNKGDSSSSDIFILHLAILDTFFCLIPPLELANIVFLTTSSTWYVLRFFYGVKDSSPLFLSCICMDRYMAVLHPITFTELKDRNHRTVCAAVVWLITLVYAAAKCVGNIPNFEKAFTVMILAAFAFMLFCNVAILHALRKSGPGRDEMHPVKKRAFKMVLIILAIIVFNYFPPVALFPFKEYFSPEVFHCYIHYIAFGFMDISSSIQPLLYLSREIPRVPCCCPKEQDSGNSTDPS